From Deinococcus aquaticus, one genomic window encodes:
- a CDS encoding P-II family nitrogen regulator: MKLVTAVVRPDRVQQVKEALFQAGISGITLSRVSGHGGEQIVIEHYRGTRVMVEFHDKVEFRMAVSEPFVQAAIDAICRGARTGEVGDGKIFVQPLDRVIRIRTGEEDAAALTPVTETRLSPGQL; encoded by the coding sequence ATGAAACTGGTCACGGCAGTCGTCAGACCCGATCGGGTCCAGCAGGTCAAAGAAGCGTTATTCCAGGCCGGCATCAGCGGCATCACGCTCTCACGCGTCAGCGGGCACGGTGGCGAGCAGATCGTCATCGAGCACTACCGGGGCACGCGCGTCATGGTGGAATTCCACGACAAGGTCGAGTTCCGCATGGCCGTCAGCGAACCGTTCGTGCAGGCCGCCATCGACGCCATCTGCCGGGGTGCGCGCACCGGAGAGGTCGGCGACGGCAAGATCTTCGTGCAACCCCTGGACCGCGTGATCCGCATCCGCACCGGTGAGGAGGACGCCGCCGCACTGACGCCCGTCACCGAGACCCGCCTCAGCCCGGGTCAATTGTGA
- a CDS encoding ammonium transporter: MLTTPTRTPRARLGALLPLAVTLGGAALAQTEAPKLDTGDTAWMIVASAMVLLMTPGLAFFYGGLSRTQSVLNTMMMSVVCIGLVGVLWMLGGYSIAFAPGGNAFFSGLSNAGFSGLAGQLTGTIPSYIFAAFQAMFAIIAVALISGAVIERMRFGAFVLFGGLWSLLIYAPLAHWVWNADGWLFKMGALDFAGGTVIHIAAGVSGLVAASVLGARIGFPKTAHVPHNVPFVLLGAGLLWFGWMGFNAGSALAANQTAALAFMTTLIAPAAAMLTWLGLESVRNGKPTAVGAATGLVVGLVAITPACAFVSPAASVIVGVLGAAASFAAVQMKNRVKADDALDVFACHGVAGIVGAVLTGALAFTTGSGKPWGEQMLIQLIGVVAAIVWTGLGTFILLKLVGLVMPLRVPVGQEIAGIDISAHSEQGYSDSETGLGAPVFVGGD, translated from the coding sequence ATGCTGACCACCCCCACCCGAACCCCCCGCGCCCGCCTGGGTGCGCTGCTGCCCCTGGCTGTCACGCTGGGCGGCGCGGCCCTCGCGCAGACCGAGGCGCCCAAACTGGATACCGGCGACACCGCCTGGATGATCGTCGCCTCGGCCATGGTCCTGCTGATGACGCCCGGCCTCGCGTTCTTCTACGGGGGCCTGAGCCGCACCCAGAGCGTCCTGAACACCATGATGATGAGCGTCGTGTGCATCGGTCTGGTCGGCGTGCTGTGGATGCTCGGCGGGTACTCGATCGCCTTCGCGCCCGGCGGGAACGCCTTCTTCAGCGGGCTGTCCAACGCGGGCTTCAGCGGCCTGGCGGGGCAGCTGACCGGCACGATTCCCTCGTACATCTTCGCGGCCTTCCAGGCCATGTTCGCCATCATCGCCGTCGCCCTGATCAGCGGGGCCGTCATCGAGCGCATGCGCTTCGGGGCGTTCGTGCTGTTCGGCGGCCTGTGGAGCCTGCTGATCTATGCCCCGCTGGCCCACTGGGTCTGGAACGCCGACGGCTGGCTGTTCAAGATGGGCGCGCTGGACTTCGCGGGCGGCACCGTGATCCACATCGCCGCCGGCGTCAGTGGCCTGGTGGCCGCCTCGGTGCTGGGCGCCCGCATCGGCTTCCCCAAGACCGCGCACGTTCCGCACAACGTTCCCTTCGTGCTGCTGGGCGCCGGTCTGCTGTGGTTCGGCTGGATGGGCTTCAACGCCGGCAGCGCCCTGGCCGCCAACCAGACGGCCGCACTGGCCTTCATGACCACCCTGATCGCCCCGGCCGCCGCCATGCTGACCTGGCTGGGCCTGGAAAGCGTGCGGAACGGCAAACCCACCGCCGTGGGCGCCGCCACCGGACTGGTCGTGGGTCTGGTTGCCATCACGCCCGCCTGCGCTTTCGTCAGCCCCGCCGCCTCGGTGATCGTGGGTGTGCTGGGCGCCGCCGCGAGCTTCGCCGCTGTGCAGATGAAAAACCGCGTGAAGGCCGACGACGCCCTCGACGTGTTCGCCTGCCACGGGGTGGCCGGCATCGTGGGGGCCGTTCTGACCGGCGCGCTGGCCTTCACCACCGGCAGCGGCAAGCCCTGGGGTGAGCAGATGCTCATCCAGCTGATCGGAGTGGTGGCCGCCATCGTCTGGACTGGCCTGGGCACCTTCATCCTGCTGAAGCTGGTGGGTCTGGTCATGCCGCTGCGCGTCCCGGTCGGCCAGGAAATCGCGGGCATCGACATCAGCGCCCACAGCGAGCAGGGTTACTCCGACAGCGAGACGGGCCTGGGCGCTCCGGTGTTCGTCGGCGGCGACTGA
- a CDS encoding UbiX family flavin prenyltransferase, which translates to MKLVVGVSGGSGIPYAHAVLHALHDLNVESHLIVSSGAKRVMTAEGSGPQLPDLTALASHVHDDRDLAAGVASGSFRTDGMLIVPCSAGTLAKVAHGFADNLLARAAHVTLKERRPLVLVLREDPLPRPALLNMLAAHDAGATVMTASAGFYHAPRSVEELLHFVTARVLDQFGLDVPGFQRWREDTP; encoded by the coding sequence ATGAAGCTGGTGGTCGGTGTTTCCGGTGGAAGCGGCATTCCGTACGCGCACGCGGTCCTGCACGCCCTGCATGACCTGAACGTGGAGTCGCACCTGATCGTGTCCAGCGGCGCCAAGCGGGTCATGACGGCCGAGGGCAGCGGGCCGCAACTGCCGGACCTGACGGCGCTGGCCTCGCACGTGCATGACGACCGGGACCTCGCGGCGGGCGTGGCGAGTGGGTCGTTCCGCACGGACGGCATGCTGATCGTGCCGTGCAGCGCGGGCACGCTGGCGAAGGTCGCGCACGGCTTCGCGGACAACCTGCTGGCCCGCGCGGCGCACGTGACCCTCAAGGAACGGCGCCCGCTGGTGCTGGTGCTGCGCGAGGATCCGCTGCCGCGCCCGGCGCTGCTGAATATGCTGGCCGCGCACGACGCGGGCGCGACGGTCATGACGGCCAGCGCAGGCTTCTACCACGCGCCGCGCAGCGTGGAGGAACTGCTGCACTTCGTGACGGCGCGGGTGCTCGATCAGTTTGGGCTGGACGTGCCGGGTTTCCAGCGCTGGCGTGAGGACACGCCGTGA
- a CDS encoding ammonium transporter, whose protein sequence is MNGADTAFILLASALVLLMTPGLAIFYGGLVRAQSVLNTMMMSFAAMGVASVAWVAVGYTLAFGPGGNALIGGLSQVGLNGTAGELTGTIPTPLFAVFQILFAVITLAVVSGSVVERMRFPAFVLFGALWVLVVYAPLAHWVWSSDGWLFKLGLLDFAGGTVVEVASGVSGLVAALVLGSRLGYPRVAHVPHSVPLVLLGTGLLWVGWLGFNAGSALAANGVAASALLNTNTAAAAALLTWMLWDQVRGGKPTAIGAATGAVVGLVAVTPACGFVTPGGALLIGAVASTVSFFLVANKHRLFPDDALDVFACHGAAGIVGTLLTGVLASPEINPAGTGLLAGNAGQVGVQLLGIVAAAALAGSGTFVLLKLVALITPLRLSERDETLGIDLAEHQEEGYQEAQSPLAAPVFVGND, encoded by the coding sequence GTGAACGGCGCCGACACCGCCTTCATCCTGCTGGCCTCCGCACTGGTCCTGCTGATGACCCCGGGCCTCGCCATCTTCTACGGCGGGCTGGTCCGCGCCCAGAGCGTGCTGAACACCATGATGATGAGCTTCGCCGCTATGGGCGTCGCCAGCGTCGCCTGGGTCGCCGTGGGGTACACCCTGGCCTTCGGTCCCGGCGGGAACGCCCTGATCGGCGGCCTGTCCCAGGTGGGTCTGAACGGCACCGCCGGAGAGCTGACCGGCACCATTCCCACCCCGCTGTTCGCGGTATTCCAGATTCTGTTCGCGGTGATCACGCTGGCCGTCGTGAGTGGCAGCGTCGTTGAGCGCATGCGCTTCCCGGCGTTCGTGCTGTTCGGCGCGCTGTGGGTGCTGGTCGTGTACGCCCCGCTGGCCCACTGGGTCTGGAGCAGTGACGGCTGGCTGTTCAAGCTGGGCCTGCTGGATTTCGCGGGCGGCACGGTCGTCGAGGTCGCCAGCGGCGTCAGCGGACTGGTCGCCGCGCTGGTCCTGGGCTCCCGCCTGGGCTACCCGCGTGTGGCGCACGTACCGCACAGCGTGCCGCTGGTTCTGCTGGGCACCGGGCTGCTGTGGGTCGGGTGGCTGGGCTTCAACGCGGGCTCCGCACTGGCCGCCAACGGTGTGGCCGCCTCCGCCCTGCTGAACACCAACACGGCCGCCGCCGCCGCGCTGCTCACCTGGATGCTGTGGGATCAGGTGCGGGGCGGCAAACCCACCGCCATCGGCGCGGCCACCGGCGCGGTTGTCGGACTGGTCGCCGTGACGCCCGCCTGCGGCTTCGTGACGCCCGGCGGCGCGCTGCTGATCGGCGCGGTGGCCAGCACCGTCTCGTTCTTTCTGGTGGCCAACAAGCACCGCCTGTTCCCGGACGACGCGCTGGACGTGTTCGCCTGCCACGGCGCGGCCGGCATCGTGGGCACCCTGCTGACCGGCGTGCTGGCCAGCCCCGAGATCAACCCCGCCGGGACGGGCCTGCTGGCCGGAAACGCCGGTCAGGTCGGCGTGCAACTGCTGGGCATCGTGGCGGCGGCGGCCCTGGCGGGCAGCGGCACTTTCGTGCTGCTGAAACTGGTCGCGCTGATCACGCCCCTGCGCCTCAGCGAACGCGACGAGACGCTGGGCATCGACCTGGCCGAACACCAGGAGGAAGGCTACCAGGAGGCGCAGAGCCCGCTGGCCGCGCCCGTCTTCGTCGGCAACGACTGA
- the ispD gene encoding 2-C-methyl-D-erythritol 4-phosphate cytidylyltransferase, with the protein MKVAALIPAAGSGTRLGLGPKAFVPVEGRTLLGRSAAALAPHVHEVLIALPAGLDLPGDVPGRSVLGGDTRQASVLALLRATDADVVLIHDAARPFLPSRVIRDLLAAVQEVGAATAALPVADTLVRASETGGWGTLTPREGLWAVQTPQAFRRAALIAAHEAALADAHAATDDAGLIARAGQPVALVPGDARLLKVTTPGDLLIAQALARVWDAEAS; encoded by the coding sequence GTGAAGGTCGCGGCGCTGATCCCGGCGGCCGGGTCCGGCACCCGCCTGGGCCTGGGCCCCAAGGCGTTCGTGCCGGTCGAGGGCCGCACGCTGCTGGGCCGCTCGGCCGCCGCGCTCGCCCCGCACGTGCACGAGGTCCTGATCGCCCTGCCGGCCGGGCTGGACCTGCCGGGCGACGTGCCGGGCAGGTCCGTGCTGGGCGGCGACACGCGGCAGGCGAGCGTGCTGGCGCTGCTGCGCGCCACGGACGCCGACGTGGTCCTGATTCACGACGCCGCGCGGCCCTTCCTGCCCTCGCGAGTGATCCGCGACCTGCTGGCCGCCGTGCAGGAGGTCGGGGCCGCCACCGCCGCGCTGCCCGTGGCCGACACGCTGGTGCGGGCCAGCGAGACGGGCGGCTGGGGTACCCTGACGCCCCGCGAGGGCCTGTGGGCCGTGCAGACCCCGCAGGCCTTCCGGCGCGCGGCCCTGATCGCCGCGCACGAGGCCGCGCTGGCCGACGCCCACGCCGCCACCGACGACGCGGGCCTGATCGCCCGCGCGGGGCAGCCCGTGGCCCTGGTGCCCGGCGACGCCCGCCTGCTGAAAGTCACCACACCCGGCGACCTGCTGATCGCGCAGGCCCTGGCGCGGGTGTGGGATGCTGAGGCGTCATGA
- a CDS encoding M42 family metallopeptidase has protein sequence MSKTRKKDRKAPSVPELRLDVLMHLSDLPGVPGQEDAVRDFVLAELEGLADEVRVDAMGNVIARRAARPPRKGEVAERVMISAHMDEIGFLVRFIDDRGFLRVQALGGFDTRNLFARDVTVHARGGALPGILTPGGKPVHIATPEERKKIPEVKEFFIDLGLSADEVRAQVRIGDMVTLDQSARRVGRLVCGKAMDDRASVFLLLETLRALRGQDLRHELIAVFSTQEEVGLRGAITAAYGAEPTVGIGLDVTLAVDTPGVAPDEAVTQVGQGIGIKVFDSSMISHRALVEQFWDLAQDRGIPAQLEVLALGGTDGAAIQRSRGGVPTLTLSLPTRYIHTVVEAVHETDLRAGVDLLVAYLR, from the coding sequence ATGTCGAAAACCCGGAAGAAGGATAGGAAGGCTCCCTCCGTCCCCGAACTGCGCCTGGACGTGCTGATGCACCTGTCGGACCTGCCCGGCGTGCCCGGACAGGAGGACGCCGTGCGTGACTTCGTGCTGGCCGAACTGGAAGGACTGGCCGACGAGGTCCGCGTGGACGCCATGGGCAACGTGATCGCCCGCCGCGCCGCCCGCCCGCCCAGGAAGGGCGAGGTGGCCGAGCGCGTGATGATCAGCGCGCACATGGACGAGATCGGCTTCCTGGTGCGCTTCATCGACGACCGGGGCTTCCTGCGCGTGCAGGCGCTGGGCGGTTTCGACACCCGCAACCTGTTCGCGCGTGACGTGACCGTGCACGCGCGCGGCGGGGCGCTGCCCGGCATCCTGACGCCCGGCGGCAAGCCCGTGCACATCGCGACTCCTGAGGAACGCAAGAAGATCCCGGAAGTCAAGGAGTTCTTCATCGACCTGGGCCTGAGCGCCGACGAGGTCCGCGCGCAGGTGCGGATCGGGGACATGGTCACGCTGGATCAGTCGGCCCGCCGGGTCGGGCGGCTGGTGTGCGGCAAGGCCATGGATGACCGCGCCAGCGTGTTTCTGCTGCTCGAAACGCTGCGCGCCCTGCGCGGCCAGGACCTGCGGCACGAACTGATCGCGGTGTTCAGCACCCAGGAGGAGGTCGGTCTGCGCGGCGCGATCACCGCCGCGTACGGCGCTGAGCCCACGGTTGGCATCGGTCTGGACGTGACACTGGCTGTCGACACGCCCGGCGTGGCCCCGGACGAGGCCGTGACGCAGGTGGGCCAGGGCATCGGCATCAAGGTGTTCGATTCCAGCATGATCTCGCACCGCGCGCTCGTCGAGCAGTTCTGGGATCTGGCGCAGGACCGGGGCATTCCCGCGCAACTGGAGGTGCTGGCCCTGGGCGGCACGGACGGCGCGGCCATCCAGCGCAGCCGGGGCGGCGTGCCCACCCTGACCCTCAGCCTCCCCACCCGCTACATCCACACCGTCGTGGAGGCCGTGCACGAGACCGACCTGCGCGCCGGGGTGGACCTGCTGGTCGCGTACCTGCGCTGA
- a CDS encoding DUF4126 domain-containing protein — MELLSGLLSSLGLSGAAGLNAFVPLLLVGLLSRFGVLGLNEPFDLLGNTWVLVGIGVLGLLDFVGDKIPGVDHALHLLGGVVNTAAGAVLFASQSGVADIPPALSMALGLIVAGGVHATRTAVRPVATATTGGLGNPVVSGVEDGTSVLLSVLAVFAPVLGAVLLAVVVVLAVRFWTRLRPHRLV; from the coding sequence ATGGAACTGCTCTCCGGTCTGCTGTCCTCGCTGGGCCTGTCGGGCGCGGCGGGCCTGAACGCCTTCGTGCCGCTGCTGCTGGTGGGCCTGCTGTCCCGTTTCGGGGTACTGGGCCTGAATGAACCCTTCGACCTGCTAGGCAACACCTGGGTGCTGGTGGGCATAGGTGTGCTGGGCCTGCTGGATTTCGTGGGCGACAAGATTCCGGGTGTGGATCACGCGCTGCACCTGCTGGGCGGCGTGGTGAACACGGCGGCCGGCGCGGTGCTGTTCGCCTCGCAGTCCGGCGTGGCCGACATACCCCCGGCCCTGAGCATGGCGCTGGGCCTGATCGTGGCGGGCGGCGTGCACGCCACGCGCACGGCGGTGCGGCCGGTGGCGACCGCCACGACTGGCGGCCTGGGGAACCCGGTCGTCAGCGGTGTCGAGGACGGTACGAGTGTGCTGCTCAGCGTGCTGGCTGTGTTCGCGCCGGTGCTGGGAGCCGTGCTGCTGGCCGTGGTGGTCGTGCTGGCCGTGCGCTTCTGGACAAGGCTGCGGCCCCACCGGTTGGTGTAG
- a CDS encoding HU family DNA-binding protein yields MAKSTKPAAKKPATRPAKAAPKAADAGKIAKTQIIDMVAERTTLNKKQAGEAVSTLVDCVIGALRSGTSVGLPGLGTLSIAQTAARTGVKPGTSERITIPAGKKVRFKVATTLKGDL; encoded by the coding sequence ATGGCCAAGAGCACCAAGCCCGCCGCGAAGAAACCCGCCACCCGCCCGGCCAAAGCCGCCCCGAAGGCTGCCGACGCCGGGAAGATCGCCAAGACGCAGATCATCGACATGGTCGCCGAGCGTACCACCCTGAACAAGAAACAGGCGGGCGAGGCGGTCAGCACCCTGGTCGACTGCGTGATCGGCGCGCTGCGCAGCGGCACCAGCGTGGGACTACCGGGCCTGGGAACGCTGAGCATCGCACAGACCGCCGCCCGGACCGGCGTGAAACCCGGCACCAGCGAGCGCATCACCATTCCCGCCGGGAAGAAGGTGCGCTTCAAGGTCGCCACCACCCTCAAGGGCGACCTGTAA
- the pth gene encoding aminoacyl-tRNA hydrolase, with protein MKLVVGLGNPGVGYAQTRHNVGWLVVDEVARRAGATWRKEGKDAEVAEVRLGPGAGEKVLLVKPLTFMNASGKAVTPLMSFYKLDGADLLVVQDDLDSPFGLLKLRMGGRHGGQNGLRDIIRLLGHEAFARLKIGISRPPAGWAVPDWVLSRWREEEKGDLTELVRLGANAVGVWAASGLAEAQGQFNGTDLRPPPPPPPPKPASPKPAPASVPSAGTTPVSAPGGAGHTGGHVENPEEG; from the coding sequence GTGAAACTGGTGGTGGGCCTGGGCAATCCGGGGGTTGGGTACGCGCAGACGCGGCACAACGTGGGCTGGCTGGTCGTCGACGAGGTCGCGCGCCGCGCCGGGGCCACGTGGCGCAAGGAAGGCAAGGACGCCGAGGTGGCCGAGGTGCGCCTGGGACCGGGGGCGGGCGAGAAGGTGCTGCTGGTCAAACCGCTGACGTTCATGAACGCGTCGGGCAAGGCGGTCACGCCGCTGATGTCGTTCTACAAGCTGGACGGCGCGGACCTGCTGGTCGTGCAGGATGACCTGGACAGTCCGTTCGGGCTGCTGAAGCTCCGCATGGGTGGGCGGCACGGCGGGCAGAACGGCCTGCGGGACATCATCCGGCTGCTGGGGCACGAGGCGTTCGCGCGCCTGAAGATCGGCATCTCGCGGCCCCCGGCGGGCTGGGCGGTGCCGGACTGGGTGCTGAGCCGCTGGCGTGAGGAGGAGAAGGGTGACCTGACCGAACTGGTGCGGCTGGGCGCGAACGCCGTCGGGGTCTGGGCGGCGTCCGGGCTGGCTGAGGCGCAGGGGCAGTTCAACGGCACGGACCTGCGCCCGCCGCCTCCACCCCCACCCCCGAAACCGGCATCCCCGAAACCCGCGCCTGCGTCCGTCCCGTCAGCAGGGACCACGCCGGTCAGCGCGCCGGGCGGGGCGGGGCATACTGGCGGGCATGTCGAAAACCCGGAAGAAGGATAG
- a CDS encoding 4-(cytidine 5'-diphospho)-2-C-methyl-D-erythritol kinase, whose amino-acid sequence MSHVPADPALPVTYFAPAKVNLGLSVRDLRADGYHELHSLMVPLNVGDDLDIAPADTLTLSVQGADLPTDERNLVFRAARAYLDAAGHPGGAAITLHKRLPLASGLGGGSSDAATTLMALARLYPARVDLPALALKLGADVPFFLLGRAAVASGVGEILDPLPVPPVPLVLVNPGVEVSARDAYAWLDAEEAFTPALDTEAILDALTGGRPVPYLNALQGPVAARHAPVREALSALETAGLHSALMSGSGSTCFALARDDAHAHDAAHALARQYPHWWVQATRTL is encoded by the coding sequence ATGAGCCACGTTCCCGCCGACCCTGCCCTGCCCGTCACGTACTTCGCGCCCGCGAAGGTGAACCTGGGCCTCAGCGTCCGGGACCTGCGCGCCGACGGGTACCACGAACTGCACTCGCTGATGGTTCCGCTGAACGTCGGGGACGACCTGGACATCGCCCCGGCCGACACCCTGACCCTGAGCGTGCAAGGCGCGGACCTGCCGACCGACGAACGCAACCTGGTGTTCCGCGCCGCCCGCGCGTACCTGGACGCCGCCGGCCACCCCGGCGGCGCCGCCATCACGCTGCACAAGCGCCTGCCGCTGGCGTCCGGGCTGGGCGGCGGCAGCAGCGACGCCGCCACCACCCTGATGGCCCTGGCGCGCCTGTACCCGGCGCGCGTGGACCTGCCGGCGCTGGCCCTGAAACTCGGCGCGGACGTGCCGTTCTTCCTGCTGGGCCGCGCCGCCGTGGCGTCCGGCGTGGGCGAGATCCTGGACCCGCTGCCCGTGCCGCCCGTCCCGCTGGTCCTCGTGAACCCCGGCGTGGAGGTCAGCGCCCGCGACGCCTACGCGTGGCTGGACGCCGAGGAAGCCTTCACGCCCGCCCTGGACACCGAGGCCATCCTGGACGCCCTGACCGGAGGCCGTCCCGTGCCGTACCTGAACGCCCTGCAGGGACCGGTCGCTGCCCGCCACGCGCCCGTCCGCGAGGCCCTGAGCGCCCTGGAGACCGCCGGACTGCACTCGGCCCTGATGAGCGGTTCGGGCAGCACCTGCTTCGCCCTGGCGCGCGACGACGCCCACGCGCACGACGCCGCGCACGCCCTGGCCCGGCAGTACCCGCACTGGTGGGTGCAGGCCACGCGCACGCTGTAA
- a CDS encoding P-II family nitrogen regulator, with protein sequence MKLVTAVIRPERVQQVKEALFQAGISGITLSRVSGHGGEQEIVEHYRGTRVMVEFRDKVEVRMAVSEPFVQAAIEAICKGARTGEVGDGKIFVQSLDRVVRIRTGEEGTAALTPVTETRLAPA encoded by the coding sequence ATGAAACTGGTCACGGCTGTCATCAGGCCCGAGAGGGTCCAGCAGGTGAAAGAAGCGCTGTTCCAGGCCGGTATCAGCGGCATCACGCTCTCCCGCGTCAGCGGGCACGGCGGCGAACAGGAGATCGTGGAGCACTACCGCGGCACCCGCGTCATGGTCGAGTTCCGTGACAAGGTCGAAGTCCGCATGGCCGTCAGCGAACCCTTCGTGCAGGCCGCCATCGAGGCCATCTGCAAGGGCGCCCGGACCGGCGAGGTCGGCGACGGCAAGATCTTCGTGCAGTCCCTGGACCGCGTGGTCCGCATCCGCACGGGCGAGGAAGGGACGGCGGCCCTGACGCCCGTCACCGAAACCCGCCTGGCTCCGGCCTGA
- a CDS encoding HesA/MoeB/ThiF family protein codes for MTDPVRPPDPDLTSPGLTHSGLTRTELRRYSRQLLVPEWLDAGAQERVRAASVLVVGAGGLGGPVCVALAGAGVGRLIIADDDTVDLSNLHRQTQFTLGDVGRAKAAVTAARAQAINPFVAVQAAPRLNAANVHALLAQADLIIDATDNFETRYLIADTCAALGREWVWGAASGTSGMVSVFGPHLGLRQLFPEAGDDLSCDESGVIGPVPAVVGNLMALEALKVLGGVGEPLRGRLWTFDALSARTRTLNLRPPTGPAAGEEGG; via the coding sequence ATGACCGATCCCGTCCGCCCGCCCGACCCTGACCTGACCAGCCCGGGTCTGACTCACTCTGGCCTGACCCGTACCGAGTTGCGCCGTTACTCCCGGCAACTGCTGGTGCCCGAGTGGCTGGACGCCGGGGCGCAGGAGCGCGTGCGGGCGGCCTCGGTGCTGGTCGTGGGGGCGGGCGGGCTGGGCGGCCCTGTGTGCGTGGCGCTGGCCGGGGCGGGCGTGGGCCGCCTGATCATCGCGGACGACGACACGGTGGACCTCAGTAACCTGCACCGGCAGACGCAGTTCACGCTGGGCGACGTGGGGCGCGCCAAGGCGGCCGTCACGGCGGCGCGCGCGCAGGCCATCAACCCGTTCGTGGCGGTGCAGGCCGCGCCCCGCCTGAATGCTGCCAACGTGCACGCACTGCTGGCGCAGGCGGACCTGATCATCGACGCCACCGACAACTTCGAGACGCGGTACCTGATCGCGGATACCTGCGCCGCGCTGGGCCGCGAGTGGGTGTGGGGCGCGGCCAGCGGCACCAGCGGCATGGTCAGCGTGTTCGGCCCGCACCTGGGCTTGCGGCAGCTGTTCCCGGAGGCGGGCGACGACCTGTCCTGCGACGAGTCGGGCGTGATCGGCCCGGTCCCGGCGGTGGTGGGGAACCTGATGGCCCTGGAGGCCCTGAAGGTGCTGGGGGGGGTGGGCGAGCCGCTGCGCGGGCGACTGTGGACCTTCGACGCCCTGAGCGCCCGCACCCGCACCCTGAACCTGCGGCCTCCCACCGGCCCGGCAGCGGGGGAGGAGGGGGGCTGA
- a CDS encoding glycerol-3-phosphate acyltransferase, producing the protein MPALILLSSYLLGSLVSGVLYSRARGADIRERDLPGGSGTYRQYGAAAAALVTGGDILKGVLAALIARQFAPELGWLAVLGVVLGHCYPVFFRFRGGAGIAPLLGALAVLAPLTLLALLGTAALVIPAYRAWGQRRVGLNAVPFAAAVAVPVGLLVAARYGGLPELLAGGAAMAARSLHLLLRPAGPA; encoded by the coding sequence ATGCCCGCCCTGATCCTGCTGTCCTCCTACCTGCTGGGTTCGCTGGTGTCGGGCGTGCTGTACTCCCGCGCGCGAGGCGCGGACATCCGCGAGCGTGACCTGCCCGGCGGGAGCGGCACGTACCGGCAGTACGGCGCGGCGGCGGCGGCGCTGGTGACGGGCGGCGACATCCTGAAGGGCGTGCTGGCGGCCCTGATCGCACGGCAGTTTGCTCCGGAACTGGGCTGGCTGGCCGTGCTGGGCGTGGTGCTGGGGCACTGTTACCCGGTGTTCTTCCGGTTCCGGGGTGGGGCGGGCATCGCGCCGCTGCTGGGGGCGCTGGCGGTCCTGGCGCCGCTGACGCTGCTGGCCCTGCTGGGCACGGCCGCGCTGGTCATTCCGGCGTACCGGGCGTGGGGGCAGCGGCGCGTGGGCCTGAACGCCGTGCCGTTCGCGGCGGCGGTGGCCGTGCCGGTGGGACTACTGGTGGCCGCGCGGTACGGGGGCCTGCCGGAACTGCTGGCGGGCGGGGCGGCCATGGCGGCGCGCAGCTTGCACCTGCTGCTGCGCCCGGCAGGGCCCGCGTGA